ACGCATCATCACTTACTACCATAAACGGTGTGTTCCACTCAACCTTTATATCTAACCCCTCACCCTTTCGTTCGTTTACCATAATTTTGTGGCGATAGCTAGAACCCTTGGTACATAAAGGCTCTGGCTGTTTTCGGGGGTGTCTCCACTCTTCGAAAACCTCCAGGAAAAGTACTTGTTTCCGCACTAACATTAAATGTGACCCCCTTTCTGGCAGCCTGGTAGAAAGCGGAGCAAGCCATAACTTTACTTCCTTTACCATTGCTTGCGGAAGAATCACTAAAGGCTACACCAACCGGAGTACCATCTAAGGCTAGTACCTCTTTTAGCTGTTTAGCGTACTCTTGCAAAATCATAATAAGCATTCCCCCTGTTATGAGTTTTCTGGATGAGTTAAGAAGCAAAACTGGGCATTAATCTCGGGTGCTCACATTGTCAAGACGGCTCTGAAGCGAACTTTGGCGTTCATCATCTTTTCATAGGCTTCTGCTACTTGTTCGAGTGGGAATGTTTCAATCATTGGATGGACCTCAGTAAGTAAGCTGAAATTGATGGTATCTTTCCTAGCATCTGGGCCGCTAGCTACCCAGCCTTGGACGCTGCGTCTTCCATTCAGCAATTGTCCCCCAAAAACTTGAATAGGTCCTTCCACGCCCGCTACAATAACTAATTTGCCATCAAACCCTAGCCCATTGATCAGCTGAGAAATGGCTTTATTGTCAGGGGCCGTCGCGA
This sequence is a window from Desulfosporosinus sp. Sb-LF. Protein-coding genes within it:
- a CDS encoding DUF169 domain-containing protein, translated to MILQEYAKQLKEVLALDGTPVGVAFSDSSASNGKGSKVMACSAFYQAARKGVTFNVSAETSTFPGGFRRVETPPKTARAFMYQGF